The genomic stretch CGTTTTCATCATTCCATAGCGCTCTACTATACACCCCGCCTCAGTTTCATCTATTCCGGGAGTCTGAGAAATGCTGTACAAAATCTATCAGTTGAGACTGCAGATGTATTCTTGATTCTGATGTCACGTATTGCAGAACTACAGGATCCTAAAAGGGGAATTGCCAGGATCAGTCTTGAAGATATTGCTCAATTACGCGGCGTTCGTGTCCGACATGGCAGCACACAGAATCTCTATGATGATTTTAAGCAAGAGGTATTGCGACTTGCTGATATGCGTCTGACCATGTCCTGGAGTGATTACAAAACAGGTGGAGAGGTTACATTCGGTAAAGACCGTCCGGACAGGCTCTTAGATATACTGGATATAGAATACAAGCATGAAGGGCAGAAGTGGACATCTTTTCGTTTTCGTTGCGGACAGGCACTGTCTCATTTCCTCGACCCTGAGGGACTTTTCTGGATCGGGTATTACAGCAAGTCTCTGTTACACCTCAGTCCTTACCATGATGCCTTGACGAAAAAACTGGGGACCTACTGGATCATCGTCGGTACTGTTGCCGGAAAAAAAGGAATGATTGCCCGTGCTACACCGAAGACTATTTTAGATTTTTGCGGTGAAGAGATAAACTGGAGGCACCCCGGACAGACTGTTGATACATTTATCGAAGCCCATCAGCGCCTCGAAGACTTAGGTGTGATAGAAAGTATTCCAGTCTTAGAACCAATGGCGCGCAGCAGGGGGTACTTTAAAGATTGGCTTAATACAGCACTTACCGTGAAATTATCAGAAGACCTCTGGCGGATAGCCGATGCCAAGGAAAGAGCTAAATTGCCGCTTCGGCGGAAAAGACCGGTTTCTAAGAAAAAATACAGGCAGGAATCTCCCTCTCGTGATATTCCGAAAACCGCAGAATCTCTGATGGCTAATCAAGCGATCATCAGGCAATTCAGGGCTGATTACTACTTTCGTCAGGAAGAACTGGCCAAAGCACTGGACGTGACAAGGCAAACCCTCTCCAACTATGAGCGGGGATTGCATCCCTTGCCTGAAGATAAAGCCATCATGATTCTAAAGATATGGCAACGGAAGGCACTGGAGTAACCTCCGATGTCAATCAAACTTTTTCGATACATCGCCCATCCACTTTACATAAACCCACCCAATCCCCGAGTAAATCAAACCCATTTTGTAAGTATGTTAACGTTCAAAATTAATCATTTCCAGGAGGAGTCGGCGTCTCCCCTATGGTTAACATTGCTAATTATATTTAATCATCCTGGTTAGCGTATTCGGTTGTTGATAAAATACAGTGAAAATTATTAACGAGGCAGGCATACTTGGGTTCTTATTGAAAAGGAGGTGTCGTTTATGAACCGAGAAAACCGAATTAAAATCCTGCAAG from Deltaproteobacteria bacterium encodes the following:
- a CDS encoding helix-turn-helix transcriptional regulator, translating into MFFFAPPPDFGNRFHHSIALYYTPRLSFIYSGSLRNAVQNLSVETADVFLILMSRIAELQDPKRGIARISLEDIAQLRGVRVRHGSTQNLYDDFKQEVLRLADMRLTMSWSDYKTGGEVTFGKDRPDRLLDILDIEYKHEGQKWTSFRFRCGQALSHFLDPEGLFWIGYYSKSLLHLSPYHDALTKKLGTYWIIVGTVAGKKGMIARATPKTILDFCGEEINWRHPGQTVDTFIEAHQRLEDLGVIESIPVLEPMARSRGYFKDWLNTALTVKLSEDLWRIADAKERAKLPLRRKRPVSKKKYRQESPSRDIPKTAESLMANQAIIRQFRADYYFRQEELAKALDVTRQTLSNYERGLHPLPEDKAIMILKIWQRKALE